Proteins encoded by one window of Panicum virgatum strain AP13 chromosome 7N, P.virgatum_v5, whole genome shotgun sequence:
- the LOC120682058 gene encoding probable metal-nicotianamine transporter YSL16: MEQQHGAAPPGGHEIEKTPSGPAAPDMESEPAAARAAERVPPWREQITARGMVAALLIGFVFTVIQMKISLSTGLNPTMNVSAALLAFLALRGWTRALDRLGIASRPFTRQENTVVQTCVVACYTIAYGGGFGSYLLGLNKKTYELSGVSTPGNAPGSYKEPAIGWMMGFLLSVCFVGLLTLLPIRKVLVIDYKLTYPSGTATAVLINGFHTPQGDKNAKKQVRGFLKYFGISFLWSFFQWFYTAGDACGFVQFPTFGLKAWKQTFFFDFSPTYVGAGMICSHLVNLSLLFGAILSWGVMWPLISKQKGNWYSAKASESSMMSIYGYKAFLCIALLVGDGLYNFVKVMVISVKNIRERSHRKSLNRVADADTMALDDLQRDEVFNKDNIPTWLAYTGYVLLGVIAVIIIPIMFRQVRWYYVVVAYLLAPVLGFCNAYGTGLTDMNMGYNYGKIALFILAAWAGKDNGVVAGLVGCGVVKQLVLISADLMHDFKTGHLTLTSPRSMLVGQAVGTLMGCILAPPTFMLFYKAFDVGNPDGYWKAPYALIYRNMAILGVEGFSALPRHCLQLCAGFFAFAVAANLARDLLPRRLARFVPLPMAMAVPFLVGASFAIDMCVGSLVVFVWHRLDSKKAVLLVPAVASGLICGDGIWTFPSSLLALAKVKPPICMKFTPGS; this comes from the exons atggagcagcagcacggcgcggcgccgccgggcgggCACGAGATCGAGAAGACGCCCtccggccccgccgcgccggacATGGAGTcggagcccgcggcggcgcgcgcggcggagcgcgTCCCGCCGTGGCGCGAGCAGATCACGGCGCGCGGCATGGTGGCCGCGCTGCTCATAGGCTTCGTCTTCACGGTCATACAGATGAAGATCAGCCTCAGCACGGGGCTCAATCCTACGATGAACGTCTCCGCCGCTCTGCTCGCCTTCCTCGCGCTCCGCGGCTGGACGCGCGCCCTCGACCGCCTCGGCATTGCCTCCCGCCCCTTCACCCGCCAGGAGAACACCGTCGTCCAGACATGCGTCGTCGCCTGCTACACCATCGCGTACGGCG GTGGGTTTGGGTCCTACTTGTTGGGCCTGAACAAGAAGACGTACGAGCTGTCCGGGGTGAGCACGCCGGGCAACGCGCCGGGGAGCTACAAGGAGCCCGCCATCGGCTGGATGATGGGATTCCTCCTTTCCGTATGCTTCGTGGGGCTCCTCACCTTGCTTCCAATCAGAAAG GTGCTCGTGATAGACTATAAACTAACTTATCCAAGTGGGACTGCTACTGCGGTTCTCATAAACGGGTTCCACACACCTCAAGGAGACAAGAATGCAAA GAAGCAGGTCCGTGGATTCCTCAAGTACTTCGGGATCAGCTTCCTTTGGAGCTTCTTCCAATGGTTCTACACCGCCGGCGACGCCTGTGGATTCGTCCAGTTCCCTACTTTTGGGCTCAAAGCTTGGAAGCAAAC GTTTTTCTTCGACTTTAGTCCGACGTATGTTGGCGCCGGGATGATTTGCTCGCACCTTGTCAACCTCTCATTGCTCTTTGGCGCGATCCTTTCCTGGGGCGTAATGTGGCCACTCATCAGCAAGCAGAAGGGCAACTGGTACTCTGCCAAGGCGTCTGAGAGTAGCATGATGAGCATCTACGGTTACAAG GCCTTCCTCTGCATTGCTCTGCTGGTCGGAGACGGGCTTTACAACTTCGTCAAAGTCATGGTAATCTCTGTCAAGAACATACGCGAGAGATCACATCGCAAGAGCCTGAACAGAG TGGCGGACGCGGACACCATGGCGCTGGACGACCTGCAGCGCGACGAGGTGTTCAACAAGGACAACATCCCGACCTGGCTGGCCTACACGGGATACGTCCTGCTCGGCGTCATCGCGGTGATCATCATCCCGATCATGTTCCGGCAGGTGAGGTGGTACTACGTGGTCGTGGCCTACCTgctggcgccggtgctggggtTCTGCAACGCCTACGGCACGGGCCTGACGGACATGAACATGGGGTACAACTACGGCAAGATCGCGCTGTTCATCCTGGCGGCGTGGGCGGGCAAGGACAACGGCGTGGTGGCCGGCCTGGTGGGGTGCGGCGTGGTGAAGCAGCTCGTGCTCATCTCCGCCGACCTGATGCACGACTTCAAGACGGGCCACCTGACGCTGACGTCGCCGCGGTCGATGCTGGTCGGGCAGGCCGTGGGCACGCTGATGGGGTGCATCCTGGCGCCGCCCACCTTCATGCTCTTCTACAAGGCGTTCGACGTGGGGAACCCGGACGGGTACTGGAAGGCCCCCTACGCGCTCATCTACCGCAACATGGCCATCCTCGGCGTGGAGGGCTTCTCGGCGCTGCCCAGGCACTGCCTGCAGCTGTGCGCGGGGTTCTTCGCGTTCGCGGTGGCGGCGAACCTGGCGCGGGACCTGCTGCCGCGGCGGCTCGCGCGGTTTGTGCCGCTGCCGATGGCCATGGCCGTGCCGTTCCTTGTGGGTGCAAGCTTCGCCATCGACATGTGCGTGGGGAGCCTCGTGGTGTTCGTGTGGCACAGGCTCGACAGCAAGAAGGCCGTGCTGCTGGTCCCGGCCGTCGCGTCCGGGCTCATCTGCGGCGACGGGATCTGGACGTTCCCGTCGTCGCTGCTCGCGCTGGCCAAGGTCAAGCCGCCGATCTGCATGAAGTTCACGCCAGGAAGCTAG